CGTGCTTCCCGCAGGGCATCCATTGCTGTCCCATCGGATGGGCGCCAGTGCAGTGGAAGTGCTTCCTGGCTGCTTCTTCAGCTTCCGCTTTCGTGGCGTACAGGGCCGGCACCCCGGCGGGGTTGGCATACACAGCCGCACCACAGAGCGGGGCTACGGCGGTGATGGCGATAAGGCTCAGCCGTCGCTGAACGCTGCACAACGCTGGGCGAGGAGACATGAGGACAACCAGGCCGGACGAGCTCACAACGTAAGCCAAGTCTCCAGTAAAGAAGGCTGAGAAGAGGGTTGATGTGCACGGATCGCCACACGCCACCACCACCTATGCTCAACAAAGCTTCCCGTAACAGGAAGGTTGCGTCATGGATGCTCCCGCCCTGCGCATCGGCCAGGTAGCCCAGGCGAGCGGCCTGCCTGTGAAAACGGTGCGCTTCTACAGTGACGAAGGCCTGATCCACACGGCGGGGCGCTCCATCGGCGGCTACAGGCTGTTTGATCCCGGTGTGGTGGCTGAACTGGAACTGATCCGCGCTCTGCGAGCGATGGATGTTCCACTGCCCGAACTACGCCGCATCCTCGATGTTCGCCGTTCAGGTCATTGCAACTGCACGACACTCAAGCACAACATTGAGACGCGCATCGCGTCGATTGATCACCGCCTAGAGGAGCTTTCAGCGATGAAAGGAGAACTGACACAACTCCTGAACAGCTGGCAGGACTGCGGCGGCATCAAAGAGGGATAAACAGCCTTCTATCCCGGTCAATCCGACTGAATCAGGAAAGCAATACATCTAATCAAGCACTCAGGGGCAGACACCAAAACCCCCGAGCAGAGCCCGAGGGTCAAGGGTTAATCAACATTCCAATGGCGTTCGTTAGGCGAAGCTGCTGGCGTTGGCACCTGGGGCCGAACGTTCCAGGTGTGAGCGATTGGTTCTCCTGGGGCACCTGTGGCGGTGCATGCGGAGTGTCGATCAGTCAGGCGCACGAGGTGAGAGCCAGCGACTGGGCTGCTCTCTTGCCCGGCTAAACGACCCGCCCACGGTTGGGTGAAGACTGTTGGAGCAGGGGCCTGCAGTCAGCGTTGCTTCTACTGGTACTGCGGTGGGGTGTCAGCCATCGGTGGCTCCTCCCTTGGTTGATGGCTGCAGCATCGCCACTCCACATGGGCTTAGGCAATCAGCCATTACACGCATTGCCTCGCACGCCAGGGGCGACGAGATTGGTTGGTTTGGCGGTTCCCCTCACCGCTGGAACACCATCCGCGGTGGTTGCGGCGGCTGCCATTGCGCGGCGCATAGTGCCCAGCCCTCAGCTCGGCGTTGGCGCCACAGCTCCAGGGCCTGCTCACGGCTGAGCCGTTAACGCCGCTTGAGCAGTGGTGCCTAACAGCCACTCACCGCTCGTTACCTCCAGCTCCTGCCGCCACCGGTCCCACAACACCACCGGCTTGAAATGCAGCACCCGCCGGCCATCGCTCAGCCAGCGTTCCGCCGGTGTGGCCGGGATTTTGGTTTTGCGCTGACTGACGTGCACGGCCGCCCCAGCCTCAGCCCACCTCCGGCGCCCAGCCCCGCTGGCGGGTCATGTCATCCGTCCAGCCCTGGCAGCGGCGGATCAGGTGCTCGCCCTGGGCAATCAGGCCCTGATGCAGCTGGCAGGTGAGCAGGGGAATGCACTCCGCTCCGGCGTGATGGCGGAACCAGTGGCAGGTCATGCACACCTTGCGGCTACGACTGGAGCGCAGCACTCCCTCATCGAGATAGGACCAGGCCTCGCAGTCACCTTGGGCTGCAGGCATTCCAGCGCGGATTGACCTGGATTGAGACAGAGCCACCACCAACCCCTTACATGCGTACACCTGTACTAGCAGGGGTTGGGCTGGTTGTCGCGTTTGCTGGGGTTGCCTTCAACAAAGGAGCCCCGGGCCATGGGCGCCCGGGGCCTTTGGAACCAGTGAGCCCTTGGCAGCCCACTGCCCCACGGTCATGGCTCAGATCTGCAGCAAGGTGCAAGGGTTGCCTGAACCCTTCAGAGTTTCTACGAATTTCATCGGACCCAATTCGCCCAGATGGCATTGCACCAAAAACCCTGAAAACCAAGTAGCTGAAAGGGTTCCAGCGAAGGTGTCCCGAGAACAGTCCATTGAGCCTTCGAGGGCCAGCTCCGCAAGGACGATCAGCCCTTGATTCGCAGCGTCATCAATGCGAGCGCGTCAACGAACGACACCAAAAGGCTCCGAGCCCGAAGCGGTAGCTACCATAGGTAGACACCAGGCGGAGCGATGGGCCATGGACACGGCGAAGCTGTTCTCCTCGGGCCGCAGTCAGGCCGTGAGGCTGCCCAAGGACTATCGATTCCAGGGCAACGAGGTCGCTGTCAAGCACTTCGGCAATGGGGTGCTGCTCCTCCCTTTGGATGATCCATGGGCAACCCTGGAGGCTGGTCTGGCCAGCTTTGAGCCTGGCTTTGTGCTCGAGCGCCAGCAGCCCGAGGAACAACAGCGGGACGCCATCCAGCCGTGATTCTGCTCGATACCAACATCTGTATCCACGTCATCAACGACAGACCGCCGGCGGTTCTGGCGCGATTCCGGCAGTACCGGATGGGCGAGATCGGCGTCTGCAGCGTGGTTGCCGCCGAGCTGGCCTATGGCGTTGCCAAGAGCGGTTCTGAGCGCAACCGTCGCGCCCTGGAGATGTTTCTGGCTCCGCTCGCGATTCTGAGTTTCGATGAGAGAGCGCTCTGGGTCTATGGCGACTTGCGGGCTGAGCTGGAGCGCAAGGGCACCCCGATCGGCGCACTCGACACGATGATCGCGGCCCACGCGCTCAGCCGGCAGTGCACATTGGTGACGAACAACACCCGTGAATTCGCCAGGGTGCCGGGGCTGGCCCTGGAGAACTGGGTTCAGCCCTCCTGATCAGCAGGGTCCGCTTGCGCACGGCTGAGCCGGTCCGCCAGCGCCAGGCACTGGTCCATCTCCCGCCAGAGCAGCTCGCGGCGTTCGGCCGTTACGGAGAAGGAGCGGTGATGCAGATCACGGCCGAGG
The Synechococcus sp. HK05 DNA segment above includes these coding regions:
- a CDS encoding DUF3721 domain-containing protein; amino-acid sequence: MSPRPALCSVQRRLSLIAITAVAPLCGAAVYANPAGVPALYATKAEAEEAARKHFHCTGAHPMGQQWMPCGKHGQDSTSSTHH
- a CDS encoding galactose oxidase, giving the protein MPAAQGDCEAWSYLDEGVLRSSRSRKVCMTCHWFRHHAGAECIPLLTCQLHQGLIAQGEHLIRRCQGWTDDMTRQRGWAPEVG
- a CDS encoding antitoxin; its protein translation is MDTAKLFSSGRSQAVRLPKDYRFQGNEVAVKHFGNGVLLLPLDDPWATLEAGLASFEPGFVLERQQPEEQQRDAIQP
- a CDS encoding type II toxin-antitoxin system VapC family toxin produces the protein MILLDTNICIHVINDRPPAVLARFRQYRMGEIGVCSVVAAELAYGVAKSGSERNRRALEMFLAPLAILSFDERALWVYGDLRAELERKGTPIGALDTMIAAHALSRQCTLVTNNTREFARVPGLALENWVQPS
- a CDS encoding MerR family transcriptional regulator; protein product: MDAPALRIGQVAQASGLPVKTVRFYSDEGLIHTAGRSIGGYRLFDPGVVAELELIRALRAMDVPLPELRRILDVRRSGHCNCTTLKHNIETRIASIDHRLEELSAMKGELTQLLNSWQDCGGIKEG